Proteins encoded by one window of Agelaius phoeniceus isolate bAgePho1 chromosome 3, bAgePho1.hap1, whole genome shotgun sequence:
- the AMD1 gene encoding S-adenosylmethionine decarboxylase proenzyme, with protein sequence MKESGAHFFEGTEKLLEVWFARQQPAQQEPHQSKGSGDLRTIPRIEWDKLLENVHCLIISVTKTDKQEAYVLSESSMFVSKRRFILKTCGTTLLLQALVPLLELAREYSGFDSIQSFFYSRKNFMKPSHQEYPHRNFQEEVEFLNEIFPNGAAYCMGRMNSDCWYLYTLDFPESRISNQPDQTLEILMSELDPVVMDQFYMKDGVTANDVTRMSGIRDLIPGSVIDATMFNPCGYSMNGMKSDGTYWTIHITPEPEFSYVSFETNISQTSYDDLIRKVVEVFKPGKFVTTLFVNQSSKCRTVFSSAQKIEGFKRLDHQIAQFSDYNFVFTSFTKNRQQQHS encoded by the exons ATGAAGGAGAGCGGTGCACACTTCTTCGAAGGGACCGAGAAGCTGTTGGAGGTGTGGTTCGCCCGGCAGCAGCCCGCGCAGCAGGAGCCGCACCAGAGCAAGGGGTCCGGCGACCTCCGCACCATACCCAG GATTGAGTGGGACAAACTTCTGGAGAATGTGCATTGTTTGATCATAAGTGTGACAAAAACTGACAAGCAGGAAGCTTATGTACTCAG TGAGAGTAGCATGTTTGTCTCCAAGAGACGTTTCATTTTGAAGACGTGTGGTACCAccctcttactgcaagcactgGTTCCCCTGTTGGAGCTTGCTAGGGAGTACAGTGGGTTTGACTCAATTCAG AGCTTCTTTTATTCACGTAAGAATTTCATGAAGCCTTCCCACCAGGAGTACCCACATAGGAATTTCCAGGAAGAAGTAGAGTTTCTTAATGAAATTTTCCCAA ATGGAGCAGCTTATTGCATGGGGCGTATGAACTCTGATTGCTG GTACCTGTACAccctggatttcccagagagTCGGATATCCAATCAGCCTGATCAGACACTGGAAATTCTGATGAGTGAGCTTGACCCAGTAGTTATGGACCAGTTCTACATGAAAGATGGTGTTACTGCAAATGATGTCACTCGT ATGAGTGGAATTCGTGACCTGATACCAGGTTCTGTTATTGATGCTACAATGTTCAATCCTTGTGGGTATTCAATGAACGGGATGAAATCGGAT ggaacTTACTGGACTATTCACATCACTCCAGAACCAGAGTTTTCTTATGTTAGTTTTGAAACAAACATAAGTCAGACCTCTTACGATGACCTGATTAGAAAAGTTGTAGAGGTTTTCAAGCCAGGAAAATTTGTGACAACTCTCTTTGTTAATCAG agctCTAAATGTCGCACAGTGTTTTCCTCTGCCCAGAAGATTGAGGGGTTTAAACGTCTTGATCACCAGATTGCCCAGTTCAGTGattataattttgtttttaccAGTTTTACAAAAAATCGCCAGCAACAGCACAGTTGA